In Nostoc sp. UHCC 0926, a single genomic region encodes these proteins:
- a CDS encoding TonB-dependent receptor — protein MCSPEHYGEMFRKCCGVANLKVGLNIKNLFDVYYFESADSIDSVYPAAPFTVLGTVSVQF, from the coding sequence GTGTGTTCTCCAGAACACTATGGCGAGATGTTTCGCAAGTGTTGTGGAGTTGCCAATCTTAAGGTTGGGCTGAATATCAAGAACTTATTTGATGTTTACTACTTTGAAAGTGCCGATAGTATAGATAGTGTGTATCCTGCCGCACCATTTACAGTTTTGGGAACAGTTTCAGTGCAGTTTTAA
- a CDS encoding high light inducible protein, with the protein MANVKKTTPSVSEDPNALRWGFTPQSENWNGRFAMIGFLSAVLLEVFSGQGILHFWGIL; encoded by the coding sequence ATGGCAAACGTTAAGAAGACTACGCCTTCGGTTTCAGAAGATCCCAATGCTTTACGCTGGGGCTTCACTCCTCAAAGCGAAAACTGGAACGGTCGTTTTGCAATGATTGGTTTTTTATCTGCCGTTTTACTTGAAGTGTTTTCTGGTCAAGGGATTTTACACTTCTGGGGCATTCTATAG
- a CDS encoding Rpn family recombination-promoting nuclease/putative transposase: MTKAADIGSKRLINLAPDAWVQWVTQRPEVVAKEILGSEFHWISRETDVLVKAYSATHGDFLVLNELQLRYTTQMPQRMRAYAALAQERYRLPTYPVLINILPPPSTLTIVNSYEQEFLGLRAIQDYRVINLWEIDAEIVFEQPLPSLLPFVPILRGGGEVSVVQRALQVLRADAQLNQLESLLAFFASFVLDTPLVEQIMRWDMVELRESPWYHEIEQRGIQEGARRQLIRVLEQRFGEISHEVEVRLEGKNVEQLETLMDSAIAVSSLEEFLTIISA, from the coding sequence GTGACAAAAGCAGCAGATATTGGTAGCAAGCGACTAATTAATTTAGCTCCTGATGCTTGGGTCCAGTGGGTGACACAGCGTCCTGAAGTTGTGGCAAAAGAAATTCTCGGCTCTGAGTTTCACTGGATTAGCCGCGAAACAGATGTGTTGGTGAAGGCATACAGTGCCACTCACGGAGATTTTTTAGTACTAAATGAACTACAACTGCGTTACACAACACAGATGCCTCAACGGATGAGAGCCTATGCAGCGCTAGCACAAGAACGCTATCGACTGCCAACTTACCCAGTACTGATCAACATTTTGCCGCCTCCATCCACCTTAACTATTGTCAATAGTTATGAGCAGGAATTTTTGGGATTACGTGCCATCCAAGATTATCGCGTGATTAATTTGTGGGAAATCGATGCTGAAATAGTGTTTGAGCAACCACTACCATCGTTGTTACCCTTTGTGCCGATCCTGCGAGGGGGAGGAGAGGTATCAGTTGTGCAACGCGCACTACAGGTGCTACGAGCAGATGCACAGTTGAACCAGTTAGAATCCCTGCTGGCATTTTTTGCTAGCTTTGTGTTAGACACGCCTTTAGTGGAACAAATCATGAGGTGGGATATGGTAGAATTGCGAGAATCGCCTTGGTATCACGAGATTGAGCAAAGAGGTATTCAAGAGGGCGCGCGACGGCAGTTAATCCGAGTATTGGAACAACGCTTTGGCGAAATTTCCCATGAGGTAGAAGTAAGGCTTGAGGGCAAGAATGTGGAACAATTAGAAACTTTAATGGATAGCGCGATCGCTGTGAGTTCTTTAGAAGAATTTCTCACAATTATATCTGCCTAA